TACGAAAAGATGCGGGTTGCGTGCAACGCAAAGCATTGCCGTCCATCCTCCCAGTGAAAACCCATCAACGGCTCTTTGTGACCTCCGAGGAACTGCACGAAATCGCCGTTCGACGTGCGGGATTAGATCGTTGATAAAGTAGGACGCGAAGCGTCCTGTACCGATGCCCTTTTTATAACGTGCCAGTTCAGGTGCCCGCATATCCACGCCGAGCCCTGGAATCGAATTGTCCTGAGATGAAAGACCGGGCATCACGACGAGCATAGGCGTGATTGCTCTGGACGCAATCAGCTCATCGAGGGTATCGACGATGGAACGTCCGCCCCGAGTCGTGTCTTCATAGGGATTCGTCCATTCTCTCTCATGTCCTCGGAACAGGTAAAGAACCGGATATGACATACGCGAGGTTGCATAGGCGTGAGGCAAGTAGATTCGATACTGTTTCAGAATCCCCAATGCCTTGCTGCGGATCCCGACAGTCTCAACAATGCCACCAGTATTTTTTTTCATTTATTCGAATGCACTGTTCGCATCCGGAACCAGAATGAAGCTGCTACTCCTTGAAGCAGCGAGGAATCAGCGCTTCCGAAGCGGGCGGTATTTTCCCTGCCAGAAGTTTATTCTCACCCGCAAGAGACCCTTGATGTCATCCACGGCAGTACGGACAATCTTCACGCGTGTGTCGAGATCCTCAATCCACTTCACAGGTACATCAAATATTTTATAGCCGCATTTCTCGCCGATGATGAGTAGTTCGGAATCAAAAAACCAGACGTTGTCTTCGATTGCAGGGAGTAAAGTATCAATCACCCGCCGCGTGACAGCCTTGAATCCGCACTGTGCGTCAGAAAATCGCGTGAAGAACACCGCCTTCACCATCACATTATATGTCCGAGAAATGAACTCACGCTTGAAGCTTCGAACGGTGTTGGCACCTTTCATCAAGCGTGACCCTGTCCCGATGTCGTAGCCTCCATGTGCCAGCGCACGTACCATGGGTGGAAAAGATTCCAGATTTGTTGACAGATCTACATCCATGTAACTGCAGATGTCTGCATCCGAACCGATCCAGGATTGTTTCAAGGCCCTGCCTCGGCCCTTTTGTTCAAGGCGGCGATACTGGACCCGATTGAATCCCGATACTAGTTCGCGGGATACTTCAGGGGTCCTGTCGATCGACGCGTTGTCCGCGATTTCGATATGCCAATCAAAATCGGAGAGCTGCGCTCCAAGAAAGGCGTGAAGAGCCGGGATGCTGACCGGGAGAGCTTTTTCTTCGTTGTAGACAGGTATTGTAACGAGGAGTTTCATGTGCCCGTAGCGGAATAGTGAAACGTGCAGACAAAAGTAGGTCGACGGCTTCGCTTTTCCAATGCTCGGCGTCGTGTCATGCCACGACAGGATGGACTGCGTGCAGCAGACATTTATGTGCGTTCAAACGAACGCGCGCACCCATGGGAAGGGTGATTTTTGGATTATCATGTCCCACAGGAAGTCCACAGACTGTAGGGATGCCCAAGGGCGAAGAAAATTCACGCAGAACCTCCTCGAGCTCGCGCGACGTCCCGTCTTCAGGAATGTTTGTGAAACGCCCGAATATTAGAGCCCCGATGCGCTTCAGAATGCCTGCATTGGACAGATGAGATAACATTCGGTCAATTTTATACACATTTTCACCAACATCCTCTAACACGAGTATCGAATGTTCCCACTTGGGCTCGTATGGGGTTCCGATTACTGTCATCAATACCGCGAGATTCCCTCCGAGCAAGGTGCCCTCACAGATCCCAGGAACCAGACAGCATGCTCCAGGCGTCAATGCCGGATGATACAAACGGTAGCGGGAAAATGGCTTTGTGAGCAGTGGCCAGAAGGCATGCTCGGTAACTTCGTCCATCCCTTTCCAAAAATCAGCCGCGACCATCGGGCCGGCAAAGGTGAGCAACCTGCATTTCGTCCATAAGGCGGCATGAAGTGCGGTGATGTCGCTGTATCCGACAAAGATTTTTGGATTCCGTCGAATTGTTGCATAATCGAGCAACCGCAGTATCCGCCCACTCCCATAACCGCCCCTGAGGCAGATAATCGCATCCACGGCGGGATCAGCGAACATGGCATTTATATCAGCAGCGCGCTGTTCGTCCGTGCCGGCGAGATATCCTTCCGAACTATCGATACTTGCACCTCGTGCCACCCTGAAACCCAGGAGCAGAAGATACTCGATCCCCTTTTCAATTTTATCACGATGCAACGGAGGACTGGCTGGTGCTACTATTCCGATGCAAGCCCCAGGTGTAAGCCGATGAGGGATACGAACTGCTGGATGAGACATTTTCTATGAAAGAAGTCCCAGTTCAGTTAAAACGATCCGAAGTGTATTTCGGGTCGAATCCTGTGGGAAAGACATAGGTAGGCGATACGATTCCTCGAGCAAGCCCATGAGTGCCATCGCGGATTTTACCGGAATTGGATTCGATTCAATAAAATTCGCATCCATCAACTCAAGTAGCTTGTAATGCATCTCCCTCGCTGCATCAAAGCGGCCGGCTAAGGCATCGTGTACGAGTCGCGCATACTCTCCCGGTACTTCGTTTGAAACAGTGGAGATCACTCCATCGGCACCAGCAGCGATTAATAGGAGTGCAAGATTATCGTCGCCCGATAACACGTGGAATCCTTCCGGGCGTCTCCGCATGAGGTTCATTATCTGGGCCGGATTTCCAGACGCTTCCTTTGTTGCAACGACATTCGGTAGCTGCGCAATCCGTAGCTGCGTGTCAGCAGTCATATTGCACCCAGTGCGACCTGGCACATTGTAGATAATCACCGGAATGGTTACCTCTTTGCACAGCGCTTCATAATGTTGGAACACTCCCTCCTGACTCGGCTTGTTGTAATACGGTGTCACAACAAGCACGGCATCAGCCCCGAGCGATGCAGCAAGAGATGCAGTTTCGATCGTTTTTCTGGTCGAATTCGAACCTGCGCCTGCTACGACCGGGATTCGTCCAGCGGCCGTTTTCACAACTGTATCAACAACGACGCGGTATTCTTCCGTTGACAAAGTGACAGCTTCGCCGGTTGTTCCACACGGAACCAGCATATCTACACCGCCGTCAATTTGTCGCTCTGCTAACTTTGCGATTCTGTCCACATCAAGATCACCACTTCGCGTGAATGGAGTCACAAGAGCAGTACCAAGTCCTTTAAATGGATTCGATGTCATCAAACATTTCCTCGATTGAAAATATTCCTTGTTTTCCATGTATCCACGACGCTGCCAAAAGCGCCCCTTCGGCAAATCCCTGTCGTCCTCGAGCGGTATGCTTTAGGGCAATTGTGTCCGCTTGTGAATCCAATACAACCACATGTTCCCCTGGTGTAAAACCAACACGGCTCGATGATATTAGCAATTCGTTCTTGTTTGGTGCTCTATCTGGACGCTCCGTTGAAAGCATGGTTTTTCGCGGAAGAGTCCTCATAATCAGTTGAGCGAGCCACAACGCTGTTCCACTGGGGGCATCCTTTTTTGCAACATGATGTGTCTCCTGAATTGCCACATCATATTGCTCGTACGCTCTTAGAAGAGAGGATGCATATTCGACGAGTTTCGTGAAAATTCGCACACCGACCGAATAGTTGGCTGCGTGGATTAAACCAATGCCATGTTCCTCAATGATCCGGGATACTTCACCATAACTATCTTCCCATCCCGTGGTTCCGACAACAATGTTTTTCCCTGCTTGAGCACATAGAGCAGTATTCGCTACGACAGCATCCGGCGAGGAGAAATCAATGCACACATCAACGGAAGATAAATCTGCTTGTGATACATCGCCTGCGTCTGCATCGTGCAGCTGGTCGATGATAACTGCAATCTTAAAGCCTGCCGTCCTAGCTGCAGCTTCTATTTCCTTTCCCATCCTTCCATAACCTATGAGCGCCAAGATGGGCATTTCTTCATTCACAAGTCACCGTCCGTTTCAAGAATGTGATAAAGTTCCGTATAGAGCATGATCGCCGTATCAATGTCAGAAAGTCGAATTTTTTCTGAATTTGTGTGCGCGTCATGTATGGAACCTGGTCCTAAGAGGATAGGCGTACCAATAGTACGGAGGTACGGAACATCTGTTCCGAAAGAGACGCCTTTGCTTTGGTAACCGGTTGGGACATACATATGCTGTGGTTCATTTTGTGCACCTATGTTGACCTCAGCCCTTCCTGCAACGATATCCATGACTTGTTTTTTACGTCGCTCCAGAGAATCTACAAGTCTATGAACGATTCGGGCAGTTGCACGAGGTGCAAGGACATTTGGTGCAATTCCCCCCTGTAAAACACCCACATTTATTGTGGAATCTCCCAGTACAAAGTCATGTCCCCAAGATGCAGTACGAAGATCCTGTATCACATCCAGTAACTCATGTAAAGCCGAGTGCCCAAACTCGGGATATGCAGAATGAGCCGAGATCCCTTCAACAGTGAGCTCATATGAGAATACACCCTTATGTGCGGAGACAAATGTATTGTCCGTTGGTTCTCCAACGATAATATATCCGGCGCTACGCCCGGATGCAGCCGCGTGTTTAGCGCCAACACTATCTGTTTCTTCTCCAACAACGAACAGATACGAGCATCGTTTTCCCTCTGCGATGAGGTGATCTCCCGCACCAAGCATAGCCACAATAATTCCTTTGGTATCGCATGCTCCTCGACCAAAGAGGTAGCCATTTTCACTACGCGCTGGAAAATGGGGCGGGACTGTGTCCAAGTGGGTGCAAAAAGCCGCGTGGGGATTATCCTGCCAATTGACCCAAAGATTCCACCTAGAATCGCTCACATACTGACGAATTACATCATCACCACGTGCTCTGCAGTAGTTTTCGAGCAGCACTGATACCGCAGCTTCCTCGCCTGTGATGGAGGGTGTATTGACAAGTTGCGTAAGGAGGTCGAGAGAATGATCCATATTTCGAATCTACTGTTGACCCGGTAATAAAGAAAGCGCCCCGCCGAGGCGGGGCGCTTTCCCTTTGAAGACGAATCTTCTCAGGTCGAAGTGGATTACTTCAGCAGGGTCATCTTGCGAGTCTGCGTGAAGTCGCCAGCCACCATCTTGATGATATAGTTGCCAGAAGGCATCTGCTGACCAAGATCGTTTGTGGCATCCCATGTGGCCTTGAACGAACCAGCGTCCTTGGTCTCATTGACGAGCGTCTTCACCGGGGTGCCGAGGAGGTCATAGACCACGATGGACACCGGAGCGGACTTCGGCAGCGAGTAGGAAATGGTTGTTGTCGGGTTGAACGGGTTCGGGTAGTTCTGACCAAGAGCGAATTCCTTCGGTGTCGCGACAGTCTCGTTGCCGAGGATCTTGTCGATGACGATGGTCAGGAGGTAACCCGGGCGGTTGTCCGCGTTCGGCGGCGTGCTCTTCGTCGTATAGAGGTCGTCGTACGCTTCAACGAACCAGTACATGGAGTACTGACGCGTATTGTTCGTGCCCGACATCTTGTAGACGAGGCTCTGCAGCTGACCGTGGTTGGATGTGAACTTCGCGTCCATACCAAGACCATCAGACTCGAACCTTTCGGCGCGGGTGAGGCTTGTGCTGTCAACGAAGACCACGTTGTAGCGGACGACATCCGTGAACTTCTCGTTCGGCTTGAGGGCCGACACGACGATATCGGTGTACGGATCCTGCGGCACTGCCTTGGTCCAAGTAAAGGTCTCGGTCTGGAGGGCCGTGATCAGCTTGAGCACAGTCGCATCAGCCGGAGCTGTAAGCGGGAATGTGTTCGGAGCGTGATCGAGGACTTCGTACGAATCAGTCTGGCCGTTGATGGCCGGGTTGGTTTCATTGTACGCGCGGATCCACTGGAGTTCCTGTGCACCCTTAACACGCGCGATACGCGATGCCACGAAGTAATTGGTCGGACCGGTGATGAAGACCGAGCCACTGAAGATGTCGGACAGGCCAGGGATAGTGTTATCGAACTCGCCGGGGAAGCGGGCCGTAAACTTCGTCTGGATCTGCGCGTTCGACACGTTCAAGAAGCGGTCACGCGGCGACACAATGATTTCGTAGAGACGCATCTTGTAAACCTTGCTCGGAACCGGATTCTGCGCGGAGGTGAGTTCGACGAGGTAGTTTGTGATACCACCGACGTTGAAGTTCATCTTTGCAGAGGTCTGGTTGAGACCCGCGAGGATCGGGCTGACATCGATCTGGATGCCGCGCTCGGCCTTCGTATGGGTGACCTTGATCTTCGCAACGCCGTCAACAAAGGCAGACGGATCGATCACGAAGTCATTCGGACCGGCCTGAGTGAGGTTGGTTCCGTTATTGGTGATGACAGCCCAGGTGTAGCCGAGCTGATCAGCATTCCAGCTGCGGGAGCTGCTATCGGTGTTGGCAGTTGAGCCCTTCAGCGTGAGCGTCACGGGCACACCCTTGATGTTCCAGTCGCGGATGATGTTGCCATTCGCGTCCTTCGCAGTCAGGGTGAATTCAACTTCTTCACCGACCATCTTGTCGATGTCAGGATCAGCTGCGGTCGCGCTGATTTCCACTCCGCCCTTGTCGAGCTTGGTGAGATTCAGGTTGAACCAACGGCTGGCGAGCTCGTGCGGACGGCAGCCGAAGCGGCTCCACAGAGCTGTATCCGGACGGATGGTGCCATTCGGATCATAACGGAAGGTGACATCTTCCATCGGGAGGTTATCCGTCTGGTTGAAGTCTTTCACATACACCATCCAACGGATGATGACGGAGTCTGCACTTGTGCTGCTCGGATTCGTATCGAAACCGGCGAACAGGACATCAAGATCACTTGCGGTGAGCTGGGTGCCCGGCGTCGAACCGGCGTCTTTCACGATGATGGTACCAACAGGGGCACCCTTACCCGCCGGGAAGGTACGAACGACTTCGCCAACCCACATGTAGGTAAGCGTATCGACAGTACGACCTGACGGATCGTCGATCCACGTCTGGGATCCACCGTTGTAGACCTTGAAGCCACCGATAAGGATGCCCTTATTGATGTTGCGGTCGGAGGCGGCGGTCCAGATCACCGGAACGGGCTGCGATGTCGGGCCAAGCGCACTAATCGTGGCGTTGTCGACGGGCTGCACCGCTGTCGGCGGATTTTCCGGAGCACGGTTGATGGAGACGATAAGAGCAGGGGTCGGAGGCGGATTGTTCCGGATCGTCGCACCCGCGGTATCGGAATACGTTTCGAGACCGGCCTTGTTGAAGGCACGGACGAACCACTTCACGCGCATGACAAGACTATCGTTGTTCGGCTGCGGCTGTACGTTCGGGCGGAACAGGAGAGCACGGAGCTGGTCGCCGGGCACAGTCAGGGTCGGGCTGACTCCGAGATTGTCGGAGAGCATGCTGACGACGAGCTGACCAGTACCACCGGTACCAACACTGTCAATGATTCCGTACCATTCGTACTTCACAGTGTCATTCGGATTGTTCTTGCCGGGCACGTTGTTCCAGCGCGACGGGGTCCACTGCAGACGAAGGATATCGTCGGCAAGGCTGTTCGGCGGCTGGCAACCGGCTGTGCGGTCGAGACGGAAGAGAGTACGGTTCTGGGCCGTTGTTGTGCTAAGCACAAACGGTGCGGGCGCGAAGGCCTGCTTCACCCAGACCGGACGGCTGGAGACGACATTGGCCGGAAGGAGACCATGCGGAATCTTCAGGAGACCAGGATCGCCAACAGCAAGCGTCAGACGCTTGTCATCCGGCTTGATACCGACGTATTCGTTACGCAGGTTGGCCTGCGGGAACGGATTGAAGATGCGGAGTGTATCCTGACGGAAGTTCGTATTGTCAAGACCATCCGGGACATTGATCGGTTTGGCACCGAACCAGTTGCCGCCACCGCGGATCATGAGCGTACCACTCGGCTCAAGATTCGTGAAGCTCCAATCTGTGAAACGGGCACCAATCTGCACGAACATGGTGTCTCGTGCGTTCATATTACCGTAACGATCGTACGGGGTGACATTGTACACGTAGCGGAAGTCGCGGAAGATGGTATCCGGACGCGCATACGGAGTGTTGGCGCTATTCGGAATCGCGTCGGTGGCACCGTGACGGATCTGACCATAGAGACGTGTGAACATCTCCCAGTCGCTACCATCATGCATACCATCGGGATAGATACCGAGGTTTACGCGCGGAAGGGTATCGATGTCGGCCTGAACCGGGAGGATACCCAGCGGCAGGCGGGTGTTGTCAAACATACCCTGGGCAGGATCAAAGCTGCTCGGGAAGATCGACAGATAGGCGATACGATAAGGAACAACCACAAAGGTGTGGAGCAGTTTGCGGGAGGCAGTCGTACCGAAGAAGGAACGCGTCGCCGCGGCTTCCGGTGCGGTGTTTCCGAACTGCGAAGGAACACCCTTGTTAGCATACGGAAGTTCAGAAACCGACTGAGCTGTGACGTTCGGACCGAGGATACCATCCTCAATACCGTCGCCGCCTCTCCAGTAGGTGTCATCCAAATGCCAGAAGTTGTTCGCAATACGCTGGGCCTTGCGAACGACTGTCCACTTGCCCTGATCGTAGCTACACGTATCGTCAACCATCTGACCGGCTTTGTCAGTCAGGGTCGGATCGACAACGCGAAGGTCAACGACCTGCTCGGCCGTCGAGTCAATCAGACGAACGAATGCGCCAGGGGCAATCGGCAGCTGTGTACCGCTGCTGATACCAAAGGCACCGGCGATCGTCAGAACGCGGCGGTTGAAGTCGCCATTGAAAAGGTTGCCATTGGCATCCTGGCCACCCCACACACCGATGGCGGTCCGCGTACGGGCCATGCCATTCAGACCGGCGATGGTATAGTCGTCTGCACCCCAGCTGCTGACGCCGAGACGGGTGACGCGATCGAAGTCACCGCCGTTGGTCTGGGGAGCGTAGCTACCCGGACGGCCGCGATCCGTAAACGTACCCATGAGCTCGCCGCGCACGGAGTTGTTCTTTGCACCACCAAACGAGGGACTGGTATAGGTATACACCGAGTCAGCATACAGGCGGCTGCCGTAGACGCGGGTCTGGCCCGGCTGCGTATTGACACCCGTGAACTTGCTCAGATCATACGCTGCACCACCGGTCGGGGGATTGTTTTCCCAGATCGGAGTCACGCGAAGGAGGGTAGGACGCTGGTTCTGCGCACGGCCGCCGGCGATGTGCCAACCGATACCCTGATAGTTCAGAGTGCCGTATGCAGTGGTAAGCGGATTGAGATCATAGATGTTTCCGCCACCAGCCATGGTGATATCGAAGAAGAAGGTCGGGTTATCCGAGCGGACGCCAGGAATGGTGTACCCGAGCTTCACGATCATGTTGTCGTTGATGACGTTGAACGCATTGTTCGGTGCGGTCAACGGGCTGAGGTTGTTATACACATCGAGCTTCTGGAACACGGGGAGACCCGAGGCAGGATGACGCTCGAAGTTCGGGTTGATCGACGTGGCATCTTTGTCAAGATACAGCGGATCACCATCGCGGTCGACCGGCACGTTGTCGGGATTGACAACGAGGTACTTACCGACCATCGAGTTGCTCACGTTGCGCTTGTATGCCTGGCTGATCATGATGTTGTCGACACCAACTGCCGAGAAATCGTGCTGGATCGGATCCGCACCGGCCGGGAGACCGATCTGCGCAGCACCGATGGAACGATTCTCAGGCTCACCGACTCCAATCCAACGACCGGCCTGCGACTGCAGATATTCCTGGCCCGCGCGGAGAATGTCGAAGCGGGTCGGCTGCTTGGTCACGGACACGACGCGGCAGGTGTCGCGAATGATGTCTGTTGCGCCCGGACGGGAAAGATCGGGCCATGCGTCAGCCCATGCTTCAAAGTACATCGTGGTTCCCGCCGTCTTCGGCGTCGGGAATTCGAGTGCTGTGAAGTAGGACGTCTGGTTGATGTGCACACCCGAGACCAGATTGCTGATCTGCGTGTGGCGATAACGCGCTTTGCGCATCGGACCGAACTCATCACGAGTCCAGGAACCGGCGGGCATGATTGTTCCACCCGGTGCATTGTACGGTGCCGGCAGGGTACCGAAGTTCGGGCCCCACGCGCGGAACTTGATGCGGGCGGTGTCAATGACGTTACCAACATTGTTGCGATCGTACGGCGGCTTCAGCTGGAGTTCGACCAGGTTGCCAAAACGATCATACTCGCGGGCAAGAAGTGCCACGGTACGGCCGGCGGTAACCGAGTTTACGCTCTGCGGATCGGCATCCGTAAGATTCAGGGTGTCAACAATGTACGGACGGATATTCGAGTTCGCCATGCGGCCAAGGTGGGTCGCACGCTGCTCAACAAAGAACGGGTTGGCCGAATAGCCGTGGAAATACGGCGCATAGCCAGCACCACGCGAATCAGGATAGATGCTCACGTGCTCGAGCGACTGCATGCTGATAAGATCCGTCGGAAGCGGAACCGGGGAGGTCGCCGCTGCGGTGTACGGATAAATCTGCACGCGCACTGTCGGACCGGAGGTCAGATAGAGCGGCACGATAACACGCGGGGCATAGCCGCGGCGGCTTTCACCGACCGCGGTGCCTTCACCAAGGTTACGACCATTCGGGGAAAGGTCGAAAGCCAGGGTGTCGGGAGTAAGGGCAATACGAACGAGCTGGTGTGCAACGCGGCCGGAGACATAGTATGCAGTCACCCAACCAGCGGTGGCGGTATCACCAATCGTGGAACGCTTGAGAGTATCGTCGGAAACGAAAGTACGACCGAACTCACCAAAGCCACCACGCTGCGCGTTGTTCTGCAGCTGGGTCTTCGGAAGGGTGATCGGAAGCGTTTCGCTTTCAATGTAGAACTTCACCAGACGACCACCGACCGGGTTGTTATACTGGTCGAGGAGACGCGCGATGATACGCATCTGCTGGTTGTGCTCGGAAACCATGACGGTGTCCATCGGGATCGGAGCGGTG
This is a stretch of genomic DNA from Ignavibacteriota bacterium. It encodes these proteins:
- a CDS encoding 4-hydroxy-tetrahydrodipicolinate synthase, producing MTSNPFKGLGTALVTPFTRSGDLDVDRIAKLAERQIDGGVDMLVPCGTTGEAVTLSTEEYRVVVDTVVKTAAGRIPVVAGAGSNSTRKTIETASLAASLGADAVLVVTPYYNKPSQEGVFQHYEALCKEVTIPVIIYNVPGRTGCNMTADTQLRIAQLPNVVATKEASGNPAQIMNLMRRRPEGFHVLSGDDNLALLLIAAGADGVISTVSNEVPGEYARLVHDALAGRFDAAREMHYKLLELMDANFIESNPIPVKSAMALMGLLEESYRLPMSFPQDSTRNTLRIVLTELGLLS
- a CDS encoding M20/M25/M40 family metallo-hydrolase is translated as MDHSLDLLTQLVNTPSITGEEAAVSVLLENYCRARGDDVIRQYVSDSRWNLWVNWQDNPHAAFCTHLDTVPPHFPARSENGYLFGRGACDTKGIIVAMLGAGDHLIAEGKRCSYLFVVGEETDSVGAKHAAASGRSAGYIIVGEPTDNTFVSAHKGVFSYELTVEGISAHSAYPEFGHSALHELLDVIQDLRTASWGHDFVLGDSTINVGVLQGGIAPNVLAPRATARIVHRLVDSLERRKKQVMDIVAGRAEVNIGAQNEPQHMYVPTGYQSKGVSFGTDVPYLRTIGTPILLGPGSIHDAHTNSEKIRLSDIDTAIMLYTELYHILETDGDL
- the dapB gene encoding 4-hydroxy-tetrahydrodipicolinate reductase, with amino-acid sequence MNEEMPILALIGYGRMGKEIEAAARTAGFKIAVIIDQLHDADAGDVSQADLSSVDVCIDFSSPDAVVANTALCAQAGKNIVVGTTGWEDSYGEVSRIIEEHGIGLIHAANYSVGVRIFTKLVEYASSLLRAYEQYDVAIQETHHVAKKDAPSGTALWLAQLIMRTLPRKTMLSTERPDRAPNKNELLISSSRVGFTPGEHVVVLDSQADTIALKHTARGRQGFAEGALLAASWIHGKQGIFSIEEMFDDIESI
- a CDS encoding glycosyltransferase is translated as MKLLVTIPVYNEEKALPVSIPALHAFLGAQLSDFDWHIEIADNASIDRTPEVSRELVSGFNRVQYRRLEQKGRGRALKQSWIGSDADICSYMDVDLSTNLESFPPMVRALAHGGYDIGTGSRLMKGANTVRSFKREFISRTYNVMVKAVFFTRFSDAQCGFKAVTRRVIDTLLPAIEDNVWFFDSELLIIGEKCGYKIFDVPVKWIEDLDTRVKIVRTAVDDIKGLLRVRINFWQGKYRPLRKR
- a CDS encoding T9SS type A sorting domain-containing protein, with product MKKSLTLLSFLALVLVGLTAQAQLRTGKGDFFNITRNVEQTRDSVTFVTDTVSVYDMGGGVQNFIDRDSVVIMFVQNRFKIVNNMLTSNLFDYANVRISTSSPGMTLGRQAYNNVVTAVGATAVYGTDNAVTGRSIGLRPVYRRVGNIATSSPFFPKDPNVIRQVLTFQVLQPTGAGDGIQLRNVYFKPNINNLTGLAVPPDTTKDTLRAYHVIGNVANLANAGDVVSQTDLGIFRLLPGTTQVIAWVNDSAQAVDAGEYIGSFGDYSRGRYFLGDDGLPVAQSQTLQLRPGTTRTFGLTTIVNPDYGMMVDGFPPERNPIKFTNLYQALAPYWYNENFPNVYPAFPGDAGSNPNPEFGQIPPYRVGEYAVTHNPYQPGLVSSAVDTLRFFDGWGNRTWDRMTQPKLKALLYTKNTPQGEDATIYLKGYQAADDTLRQYGQVVFRRLAFTHADVGSNPGGVEDSVRIVAEATVYFDGQGGTLQGLNALPDTSGGFPKNYSYSIRATEALLDNSTRTSVQWQVDPNRDPVDPAGLNHLPPTGLKITVRPNIPRVIDIESRDAWKNTADRRFLRMDIKVYDGYGNTVDDNEPFKFELSPFGHLTFTNPPSTVAYRLNGTFDSLVTYVPNVVVSGNPGADSGRVAAYADPNRGAMGMATRVFQAATGSNNAGAYRIRVRASYTFNDRYSDLRDPLKYDPNPGPGFAHTYLIKDGSPNNNWGVWFGPGTGYNAKLGRPTLQTTAMDSTDVYWNGDDYFFFPVNPRVEVVTGTGDALVVGSVGPFTRPGAPKQIYDKLYVRLTNSHGDAKDIAPYFNATDRQQNKVWVELPDNPPLVDAFNAGLTTKVFFGSVSPNVAWRGAGSPVPYDNPSNPAGFDPAIPVGLPNAGQILNAELVLVKAGQGLPGIQGDIPALQDYNAVRFYLRAPKNVTKLSLAGTDVIRLRAHLNINTNIPNVGDFSLTSGFAEVSIIPDVVQNVEIFKSWGKPAGTQTPMEGWSPITANDALAAWYSTGTPRDAAEGSEFYRGYFFRAIGAVPPTTGIAFPTPLEPVNRGIGGFLASDVSLDGDCTAPIPMDTVMVSEHNQQMRIIARLLDQYNNPVGGRLVKFYIESETLPITLPKTQLQNNAQRGGFGEFGRTFVSDDTLKRSTIGDTATAGWVTAYYVSGRVAHQLVRIALTPDTLAFDLSPNGRNLGEGTAVGESRRGYAPRVIVPLYLTSGPTVRVQIYPYTAAATSPVPLPTDLISMQSLEHVSIYPDSRGAGYAPYFHGYSANPFFVEQRATHLGRMANSNIRPYIVDTLNLTDADPQSVNSVTAGRTVALLAREYDRFGNLVELQLKPPYDRNNVGNVIDTARIKFRAWGPNFGTLPAPYNAPGGTIMPAGSWTRDEFGPMRKARYRHTQISNLVSGVHINQTSYFTALEFPTPKTAGTTMYFEAWADAWPDLSRPGATDIIRDTCRVVSVTKQPTRFDILRAGQEYLQSQAGRWIGVGEPENRSIGAAQIGLPAGADPIQHDFSAVGVDNIMISQAYKRNVSNSMVGKYLVVNPDNVPVDRDGDPLYLDKDATSINPNFERHPASGLPVFQKLDVYNNLSPLTAPNNAFNVINDNMIVKLGYTIPGVRSDNPTFFFDITMAGGGNIYDLNPLTTAYGTLNYQGIGWHIAGGRAQNQRPTLLRVTPIWENNPPTGGAAYDLSKFTGVNTQPGQTRVYGSRLYADSVYTYTSPSFGGAKNNSVRGELMGTFTDRGRPGSYAPQTNGGDFDRVTRLGVSSWGADDYTIAGLNGMARTRTAIGVWGGQDANGNLFNGDFNRRVLTIAGAFGISSGTQLPIAPGAFVRLIDSTAEQVVDLRVVDPTLTDKAGQMVDDTCSYDQGKWTVVRKAQRIANNFWHLDDTYWRGGDGIEDGILGPNVTAQSVSELPYANKGVPSQFGNTAPEAAATRSFFGTTASRKLLHTFVVVPYRIAYLSIFPSSFDPAQGMFDNTRLPLGILPVQADIDTLPRVNLGIYPDGMHDGSDWEMFTRLYGQIRHGATDAIPNSANTPYARPDTIFRDFRYVYNVTPYDRYGNMNARDTMFVQIGARFTDWSFTNLEPSGTLMIRGGGNWFGAKPINVPDGLDNTNFRQDTLRIFNPFPQANLRNEYVGIKPDDKRLTLAVGDPGLLKIPHGLLPANVVSSRPVWVKQAFAPAPFVLSTTTAQNRTLFRLDRTAGCQPPNSLADDILRLQWTPSRWNNVPGKNNPNDTVKYEWYGIIDSVGTGGTGQLVVSMLSDNLGVSPTLTVPGDQLRALLFRPNVQPQPNNDSLVMRVKWFVRAFNKAGLETYSDTAGATIRNNPPPTPALIVSINRAPENPPTAVQPVDNATISALGPTSQPVPVIWTAASDRNINKGILIGGFKVYNGGSQTWIDDPSGRTVDTLTYMWVGEVVRTFPAGKGAPVGTIIVKDAGSTPGTQLTASDLDVLFAGFDTNPSSTSADSVIIRWMVYVKDFNQTDNLPMEDVTFRYDPNGTIRPDTALWSRFGCRPHELASRWFNLNLTKLDKGGVEISATAADPDIDKMVGEEVEFTLTAKDANGNIIRDWNIKGVPVTLTLKGSTANTDSSSRSWNADQLGYTWAVITNNGTNLTQAGPNDFVIDPSAFVDGVAKIKVTHTKAERGIQIDVSPILAGLNQTSAKMNFNVGGITNYLVELTSAQNPVPSKVYKMRLYEIIVSPRDRFLNVSNAQIQTKFTARFPGEFDNTIPGLSDIFSGSVFITGPTNYFVASRIARVKGAQELQWIRAYNETNPAINGQTDSYEVLDHAPNTFPLTAPADATVLKLITALQTETFTWTKAVPQDPYTDIVVSALKPNEKFTDVVRYNVVFVDSTSLTRAERFESDGLGMDAKFTSNHGQLQSLVYKMSGTNNTRQYSMYWFVEAYDDLYTTKSTPPNADNRPGYLLTIVIDKILGNETVATPKEFALGQNYPNPFNPTTTISYSLPKSAPVSIVVYDLLGTPVKTLVNETKDAGSFKATWDATNDLGQQMPSGNYIIKMVAGDFTQTRKMTLLK
- a CDS encoding LD-carboxypeptidase translates to MHRDKIEKGIEYLLLLGFRVARGASIDSSEGYLAGTDEQRAADINAMFADPAVDAIICLRGGYGSGRILRLLDYATIRRNPKIFVGYSDITALHAALWTKCRLLTFAGPMVAADFWKGMDEVTEHAFWPLLTKPFSRYRLYHPALTPGACCLVPGICEGTLLGGNLAVLMTVIGTPYEPKWEHSILVLEDVGENVYKIDRMLSHLSNAGILKRIGALIFGRFTNIPEDGTSRELEEVLREFSSPLGIPTVCGLPVGHDNPKITLPMGARVRLNAHKCLLHAVHPVVA